In Kryptolebias marmoratus isolate JLee-2015 linkage group LG11, ASM164957v2, whole genome shotgun sequence, the following proteins share a genomic window:
- the LOC108251446 gene encoding synaptic vesicle glycoprotein 2B-like, producing the protein MADPYQNNIYQQGGGDSYGTYGEGGGQDGYGYQADYPSQEEDAASDVTEGHDEEDQMYEGEYQGIPHPDEVKAAQRAARAKSRAAGSSVSELEELSEQYEDIMEDCGHGRFQWMLFVVLGLALMADSVECFVVAFVLPSAEKDLCLSNAEKGMLAICTLESLASVSFSSNRFLIWTLQTWVIMDPADPGHLDPADLGHLDPADLGHLDPADLGHLDPADPGQVTHIKAPKTAEDEFIEIQSATGTPVQRWAVRSFTLCKLVLRNVASLLSAELRFATLFMAIIWFCMAFSYYGLSVWFPDMIKHLQYKEYESKVKTFHRERVENFHFNFSLENQIHQEGEYIRDKFVRIEMKSVRFEDSLFEDCLFEDIRSTDTVFENCTIRSTVFYNTDLWEEKFIDCRMENTTFEHNKHGCHLDTVEENDVLIYLVSFLGSLAVLPGNIISALFVEKLGRVKIIGGSMLISAGCSFLLFLSFSQSTIIALQCLFCGVSAAAWNSIEVVTVELYPASKRATAFGVLNALCKLAAVLGSSIFASFVGITKAVPILLSFTALVCGGLVALKLPDTRQKILQ; encoded by the exons ATGGCCGACCCCTACCAGAACAACATCTACCAGCAGGGAGGAGGCGACAGCTATGGGACTTACGGGGAAGGAGGAGGCCAGGATGGGTACGGATACCAGGCAGACTACCCGTCTCAGGAGGAGGACGCAGCGAGCGACGTGACGGAGGGGCACGATGAGGAGGACCAGATGTACGAAGGAGAGTATCAGGGAATCCCCCATCCTGACGAGGTGAAGGCTGCGCAGAGAGCGGCACG AGCGAAATCTCGAGCGGCTGGCAGCTCCGTCtctgagctggaggagctgtCGGAGCAGTACGAGGACATCATGGAGGACTGCGGACACGGGAGGTTCCAGTGGATGCTCTTCGTGGTCCTGGGCTTGGCTCTGATGGCAGACAGCGTCGAGTGTTTTGTGGTTGCGTTTGTTCTGCCGTCGGCTGAGAAAGACCTGTGTCTGTCCAACGCAGAGAAAGGGATGCTGG CCATCTGCACCCTCGAGTCTCTGGCATCCGTCAGCTTCAGCTCCAACAG ATTTCTCATTTGGACCCTTCAGACCTGGGTCATTATGGACCCTGCAGACCCGGGTCATTTGGACCCTGCAGACCTGGGTCATTTGGACCCTGCAGACCTGGGTCATTTGGACCCTGCAGACCTGGGTCATTTGGACCCTGCAGACCCGGGTCAG GTGACCCACATCAAGGCTCCGAAGACGGCCGAAGACGAGTTCATCGAGATTCAGAGCGCCACGGGAACGCCGGTGCAGCGCTGGGCTGTGCGCTCCTTCACCCTCTGTAAGCTG gTTCTGAGAAACGTGGCGTCTCTGCTGTCTGCAGAGCTGAGGTTCGCCACGCTCTTCATGGCCATCATCTGGTTCTGCATGGCCTTCAG ttaTTATGGTCTGTCCGTATGGTTCCCCGACATGATCAAACATCTGCAGTACAAAGAGTACGAGTCCAAGGTGAAG ACGTTCCACCGAGAACGAGTGGAGAACTTCCACTTCAACTTTTCTCTGGAGAACCAGATCCATCAGGAGGGAGAATACATCCGAGACAA GTTCGTCCGGATAGAGATGAAGTCCGTCAGGTTCGAGGACTCTCTGTTTGAAGACTGTCTCTTTGAGGACATCAGGTCCACAGACACCGTGTTCGAGAACTGCACCATCCGCTCCACCGTTTTCTACAACACAG ACCTGTGGGAGGAGAAGTTCATCGACTGCAGGATGGAGAACACAACGTTTGAGCacaacaaacatggctgccaccTGGACACAGTGGAGGAGAACGACGTGCTCATCTACCTGGTCAGCTTCCTGGGCAGCCTGGCGGTCTTACCGGGCAACATCATCTCAGCGCTCTTCGTGGAGAAGCTCGGCAGGGTTAAGATCATAG GTGGATCCATGCTCATTTCTGCCGGCTGCAGCTTCCTCCTGTTCCTGAGCTTCAGCCAGTCCACAATCATCGCTCTGCAGTGTTTGTTCTGCGGCGTCAGCGCCGCGGCGTGGAACAGCATCGAGGTAGTGACCGTGGAGCTGTATCCTGCTTCAAAGAG GGCGACGGCGTTCGGCGTGCTGAACGCTCTGTGTAAGCTGGCCGCTGTCCTTGGCAGCTCCATCTTCGCCAGCTTCGTGGGCATCACCAAAGCCGTCCCCATCTTGCTGTCCTTCACCGCTCTGGTCTGCGGCGGCCTGGTGGCCCTCAAACTGCCCGACACGCGACAGAAGATCCTCCAATGA